One genomic segment of Actinoplanes ianthinogenes includes these proteins:
- a CDS encoding acVLRF1 family peptidyl-tRNA hydrolase — translation MGERAAAGGGKWVDVAPERLPRWLANFATRHGEYREDGLTLVAADGAVATLHAPPGVAAAGTVSELVREAQASRRLGLLLARKGAVAVGVADGTELVASKVDTHYVQGRTAAGGWSQQRFARRRDNQAKAAAADGAGIVGRLLLPEVRGMAALVTGGDRTAVDAILADRALAPVAALRSGRLLEVPEPRHAVLVAAVAMARAVPILIREP, via the coding sequence ATGGGTGAACGGGCGGCGGCCGGCGGCGGGAAATGGGTGGATGTCGCGCCGGAGCGGCTGCCTCGGTGGCTGGCGAACTTCGCGACCCGGCACGGGGAGTATCGGGAGGACGGGCTGACTCTGGTCGCCGCGGACGGGGCGGTGGCGACGTTGCACGCGCCGCCCGGGGTGGCGGCGGCCGGGACGGTGAGCGAGCTCGTCCGGGAGGCGCAGGCCTCGCGGCGGCTGGGGCTGTTGCTGGCGCGTAAGGGTGCGGTCGCGGTCGGGGTGGCGGACGGGACCGAGCTGGTCGCCTCCAAGGTGGACACCCACTATGTGCAGGGGCGGACAGCGGCCGGGGGCTGGTCGCAGCAGCGCTTCGCCCGCCGCCGGGACAACCAGGCCAAGGCGGCGGCCGCTGACGGGGCCGGGATCGTGGGCCGGTTGCTGCTTCCTGAGGTACGCGGGATGGCCGCTCTGGTCACCGGCGGCGATCGGACGGCGGTCGACGCGATCCTGGCCGACCGGGCGCTGGCGCCGGTGGCCGCGCTGCGTTCCGGGCGGCTGCTGGAGGTGCCGGAGCCGCGGCACGCCGTGCTGGTCGCGGCGGTGGCGATGGCCCGCGCGGTCCCGATCCTGATCAGAGAACCCTGA
- the ypfJ gene encoding KPN_02809 family neutral zinc metallopeptidase, translating into MELNENAEIDTSQVEDARGSGGGGGGFGGLPIPIGGGGLTGIIITVLLVLVGGYFGVNNLGGGGSSSTSDNGKINSECKQGDATKQLDCRNVLYINSIQAYWATELPKAFGKQYEKSVTKIFANRVNTGCGAADSGVGPFYCPADDKVYIDLTFYQLLAKQLGAPGEFAQPYVLAHEYGHHVQDLLGTEAKMRRAQQSDPDSANLQSVRLELQADCYAGAWAKGATGTTDAKGNKIFKSLTDEDIQEGIQTAGQIGDDTLQQRNGGTVNPAEFTHGTSADRQKWFRTGYDSGDPTKCDTFAPGAVNEGD; encoded by the coding sequence ATGGAACTCAATGAGAACGCCGAGATCGACACCAGTCAGGTGGAGGACGCCCGCGGATCGGGCGGCGGCGGTGGTGGCTTCGGCGGGCTGCCCATCCCGATCGGTGGCGGCGGGCTCACCGGGATCATCATCACCGTGCTGCTGGTGCTCGTCGGCGGCTACTTCGGGGTCAACAACCTGGGCGGCGGTGGAAGCTCGTCGACCAGTGACAACGGCAAGATCAACAGTGAGTGCAAGCAGGGGGACGCGACCAAGCAGCTGGACTGCCGGAACGTTCTCTACATCAACTCGATCCAGGCGTACTGGGCCACCGAGCTACCCAAGGCGTTCGGCAAGCAGTACGAGAAGTCGGTCACCAAGATTTTCGCGAACCGGGTGAACACCGGCTGCGGCGCCGCGGACTCCGGCGTCGGCCCGTTCTACTGCCCGGCCGACGACAAGGTCTACATCGACCTGACCTTCTACCAGCTGCTGGCCAAGCAGCTGGGCGCGCCCGGCGAGTTCGCGCAGCCCTACGTGCTCGCCCACGAGTACGGTCACCACGTGCAGGACCTGCTCGGCACCGAGGCCAAGATGCGCCGGGCGCAACAGTCCGATCCGGACTCGGCCAACCTGCAGTCGGTCCGGCTGGAGCTCCAGGCCGACTGCTACGCCGGCGCCTGGGCCAAGGGCGCCACCGGCACCACCGACGCCAAGGGCAACAAGATCTTCAAGAGCCTCACCGACGAGGACATCCAGGAGGGCATCCAGACCGCCGGCCAGATCGGCGACGACACCCTCCAGCAGCGCAACGGCGGCACGGTCAACCCGGCGGAGTTCACCCACGGCACGTCCGCGGACCGGCAGAAGTGGTTCCGGACCGGGTACGACTCGGGCGACCCGACGAAGTGCGACACGTTCGCGCCGGGAGCGGTCAACGAGGGCGACTGA
- a CDS encoding MFS transporter codes for MRRGLAGLLAAEAISLLGSRITFVALPWLVLTSTDSALLAGLAGFAEMLPYVLAGLLGGPIVDRVGPRPTAVAADTASLLAVSGIPILTSTESVPYHTLLGLIALAGALRGFGDTAKRALLPRVIAGAGLTTERGTTLYDGISRAATLLGLPLAGLLVAAIGPARVLLVDAATFGLCALLITVYVKAGSTGHHAAEDEEGGYAAALRCGFRYVREDRLIIGIMSMLFATNLFDQAFATVFVPVWVREGPHGPAALGVLGSAFGIGAVAGNLLWTVIAPRLPRRTTFAVCFLAGGPAQLFALALTDRLWLVLAVAALAGALMSTINPILLAAVYERVPTRVQGRVMSVLIAFSWAGIPLGGVLGGWAADELGLRTGALLAAIGYLAVTLSPFLFSVWRSLDEHRVVSTKTLVTAK; via the coding sequence GTGAGGCGCGGGCTGGCCGGTCTGCTCGCGGCCGAAGCGATCTCGCTCCTGGGCAGCCGGATCACCTTCGTGGCACTGCCCTGGCTGGTGTTGACCAGCACCGATTCGGCGCTCCTGGCCGGTCTGGCCGGGTTCGCCGAGATGCTCCCCTACGTGCTGGCCGGCCTGCTCGGCGGCCCGATCGTGGACCGGGTCGGTCCCCGGCCGACCGCGGTGGCCGCCGACACGGCCAGCCTGCTCGCGGTCAGTGGCATCCCGATCCTCACCAGCACCGAGTCGGTGCCCTACCACACCCTGCTCGGCCTGATCGCCCTCGCGGGCGCACTGCGCGGCTTCGGCGACACCGCCAAGCGCGCCCTGCTGCCCCGGGTGATCGCCGGCGCCGGGCTGACCACCGAGCGCGGCACCACCCTCTACGACGGGATCAGCCGCGCCGCCACCCTGCTCGGGCTGCCGCTGGCCGGGCTGCTGGTCGCCGCGATCGGCCCGGCCCGGGTGCTGCTGGTCGACGCGGCCACGTTCGGTCTCTGCGCGCTGCTGATCACGGTCTACGTCAAGGCCGGTTCCACCGGCCACCACGCCGCCGAGGACGAGGAGGGCGGATACGCCGCGGCCCTGCGCTGCGGTTTCCGGTACGTCCGTGAGGACCGCCTGATCATCGGGATCATGTCGATGCTGTTCGCCACGAACCTCTTCGACCAGGCGTTCGCCACGGTGTTCGTGCCGGTGTGGGTGCGCGAGGGACCGCACGGCCCGGCCGCCCTCGGGGTGCTGGGCAGCGCGTTCGGCATCGGCGCGGTGGCCGGCAACCTGCTCTGGACGGTGATCGCACCCCGCCTGCCGCGCCGCACCACGTTCGCCGTCTGCTTCCTGGCCGGCGGCCCCGCCCAGCTGTTCGCACTCGCCCTGACCGACCGATTATGGCTGGTCCTCGCGGTGGCCGCGCTGGCCGGCGCCCTGATGTCGACGATCAACCCGATCCTGCTCGCCGCCGTCTACGAACGCGTCCCGACCCGCGTCCAGGGCCGTGTGATGAGCGTCCTGATCGCCTTCTCCTGGGCCGGCATCCCGCTCGGCGGCGTCCTCGGCGGCTGGGCCGCCGACGAGCTGGGCCTGCGCACCGGCGCCCTGCTGGCCGCCATCGGCTATCTGGCGGTCACCCTCTCCCCGTTCCTGTTCTCCGTCTGGCGCTCTCTCGACGAACACCGCGTCGTCTCCACGAAAACCCTGGTCACCGCCAAGTAG
- a CDS encoding DNA alkylation repair protein, translated as MTDSLPQTPLSATPLAETLLARLTTAFEAHRDDARALAMAAYLRDRFPFFGLSAPTRRAAARTALTGLPDPSETDLAEIARACWSRDEREFHQFACDYLIAHPAVPTPAFLEVTADLITTKSWWDTVDPLATRFVGGLVRRHPTLLGRMDDWSESTNLWLIRTALLHQLHYGPSTDEKRLFRYCSAQAAHPDFFVRKAIGWALRHYARTNPQAVRAYLTTESAHLSPLSIREAAKHL; from the coding sequence ATGACGGACAGCCTTCCCCAGACGCCGCTTTCCGCGACCCCGCTCGCGGAGACGCTGCTGGCGCGGCTCACGACCGCTTTCGAGGCCCACCGGGACGACGCCCGCGCCCTCGCGATGGCCGCCTACCTGCGCGACCGGTTCCCGTTCTTCGGCCTGTCCGCCCCAACTCGCCGCGCCGCCGCCCGCACCGCCCTGACCGGCCTGCCGGACCCCTCCGAGACCGACCTGGCCGAGATCGCCCGGGCCTGCTGGTCCCGGGACGAGCGCGAGTTCCACCAGTTCGCCTGTGACTACCTGATTGCCCACCCGGCCGTCCCCACCCCCGCCTTCCTGGAGGTGACCGCCGACCTGATCACCACGAAATCCTGGTGGGACACGGTCGACCCGCTGGCCACCCGCTTCGTCGGCGGCCTGGTCCGCCGCCACCCCACCCTGCTCGGCCGGATGGACGACTGGTCCGAGTCCACCAACCTGTGGCTGATCCGCACCGCACTGCTGCACCAGCTCCACTACGGCCCGTCCACCGACGAGAAACGCCTGTTCCGCTACTGCTCCGCCCAGGCCGCCCACCCGGACTTCTTCGTCCGCAAGGCGATCGGCTGGGCCCTGCGCCACTACGCCCGCACCAACCCGCAAGCCGTCCGCGCCTACCTGACCACCGAGTCCGCCCACCTCTCGCCGTTGTCGATCCGAGAGGCCGCCAAACACCTTTAA
- a CDS encoding AAA family ATPase: MPRLIVVNGPAGTGKSTLARRFAEEHPLTLNLDVDRIRDLIGGWRERPGEAGLLARAVVLAGARAHLLAGHDVIVPQLLARPEFLEQAAELAGAVGAEFHEIVLMDSRENALRRWAAREGVVTAEARADVAALYDRLLALLGSRPGARVVPSHEGQIDRTYQAVLDQLG, from the coding sequence ATGCCCAGGTTGATCGTGGTGAACGGCCCGGCCGGGACCGGGAAGTCCACCCTCGCCCGGCGGTTCGCCGAGGAGCATCCGCTGACCCTGAACCTGGACGTCGACCGGATCCGGGACCTGATCGGCGGGTGGCGGGAGCGGCCGGGGGAGGCCGGGCTGCTGGCCCGGGCGGTGGTGCTGGCCGGGGCTCGGGCGCACCTGCTGGCCGGGCATGACGTGATCGTTCCGCAGTTGCTGGCCCGGCCCGAGTTCCTGGAGCAGGCCGCGGAGCTGGCGGGTGCGGTGGGCGCCGAGTTCCACGAGATCGTGCTGATGGACAGCCGGGAGAACGCGCTGCGGCGGTGGGCGGCGCGGGAGGGCGTGGTGACCGCGGAGGCGCGGGCTGACGTGGCGGCGCTGTACGACCGGTTGCTGGCGCTGCTCGGGTCGCGGCCGGGCGCGCGGGTGGTGCCCAGTCATGAGGGGCAGATCGACCGGACCTATCAGGCGGTCCTGGACCAGCTGGGCTGA
- a CDS encoding enoyl-CoA hydratase/isomerase family protein produces the protein MTSDKAGPVSAETIDEVGVRYEQAGPVATVTLCRPDVLNAQTPAMWAELSDISRKLPGDVRVVIVRAEGRAFSAGLDLSVARGAGDSSLARLAQLSAADRTDRIAGFQTAFTWLRSPSIVSIAAVQGHAIGAGFQLALNCDMRVLADDARFSMAEVTLGLVPDLGGTKRLTELVGPSRALEICVTGRRIPADEADRLGLATAVVPRADLDAAVADLAAAVLAGEAGAVAEIKGLLAGAPRRSYAEQDRAEREAQSRRLADLLGSGE, from the coding sequence GTGACGTCCGACAAAGCCGGGCCGGTATCCGCGGAAACCATCGACGAAGTAGGCGTCCGCTACGAACAGGCTGGGCCGGTCGCAACGGTGACGTTGTGCCGGCCCGACGTTCTCAATGCACAGACTCCGGCCATGTGGGCGGAGCTCAGCGACATTTCCCGGAAATTGCCTGGCGACGTGCGCGTCGTCATTGTGCGAGCCGAAGGCCGTGCGTTTTCCGCCGGCCTGGATCTGTCGGTCGCCCGCGGCGCCGGCGATTCTTCACTGGCTCGTCTGGCACAGTTGTCCGCCGCTGACCGCACCGATCGGATCGCGGGCTTCCAGACCGCGTTCACGTGGTTGCGCAGTCCGTCCATCGTGTCCATCGCGGCGGTGCAGGGCCATGCCATCGGCGCCGGATTCCAGCTCGCGCTGAACTGCGACATGCGCGTTCTTGCCGATGACGCACGGTTCTCGATGGCGGAGGTCACTCTCGGTCTGGTGCCCGACCTGGGCGGGACGAAACGGCTCACCGAGCTGGTCGGCCCGTCCCGGGCGCTGGAGATCTGTGTGACCGGCCGGCGGATCCCGGCCGACGAGGCCGACCGCCTCGGCCTCGCCACGGCCGTGGTCCCGCGGGCCGACCTGGACGCGGCGGTCGCCGACCTGGCCGCCGCCGTCCTGGCCGGTGAAGCGGGCGCGGTGGCCGAGATCAAGGGCCTGCTGGCCGGGGCGCCCCGCCGCTCCTACGCCGAGCAGGACCGGGCCGAGCGGGAGGCACAGAGCCGCCGGCTCGCCGACCTTCTCGGCAGCGGGGAGTAG
- a CDS encoding helix-turn-helix domain-containing protein, translating into MAATGTATSTEKGRRIVGSERQSLAKDLVKRYTSGESIRALAASTGRSYGFVHRVLTESGVQLRQRGGARRRKKA; encoded by the coding sequence ATGGCAGCCACTGGCACAGCTACCAGTACTGAGAAGGGTCGTCGAATCGTCGGTAGCGAGCGGCAGTCGCTCGCCAAGGACCTGGTGAAGCGTTACACCTCCGGCGAGAGCATCCGGGCGCTCGCCGCTTCCACCGGCCGTTCCTATGGATTCGTCCACCGCGTGCTCACCGAGTCGGGCGTGCAGTTGCGCCAGCGCGGCGGCGCTCGTCGTCGCAAGAAGGCGTGA
- the mug gene encoding G/U mismatch-specific DNA glycosylase: MTAAGRRPGVPETGPDRAKPSAADLAAAADRTIPDLVGPGLKVLFSGINPSLYSAATGHHFARPGNRFWPALHGAGFTDRLLHPSEQHLLPALGLGITNVVARATARADELSPGELTAGGQALTLLVRREQPQYLAVLGVTAYRAAFARPKARIGPQPDQIGGVPVWVLPNPSGLNAHFQLPDLIREFSALRRSLVD, encoded by the coding sequence GTGACGGCGGCGGGTCGCCGGCCGGGCGTACCGGAAACCGGTCCTGATCGTGCGAAGCCGTCGGCCGCCGACCTCGCGGCGGCCGCGGACCGGACCATCCCCGATCTCGTCGGTCCCGGCTTGAAGGTCCTCTTTTCCGGGATCAACCCGAGCCTGTACTCCGCCGCGACCGGCCACCATTTCGCCCGCCCGGGCAACCGTTTCTGGCCGGCGCTGCACGGCGCCGGCTTCACCGACCGCCTGCTGCACCCCTCCGAGCAGCACCTGCTGCCCGCGCTCGGTCTCGGCATCACCAACGTCGTGGCGCGGGCCACGGCCCGCGCCGACGAACTCTCCCCCGGCGAACTGACCGCCGGTGGTCAGGCCCTGACCCTTCTGGTACGCCGTGAGCAGCCGCAATACCTGGCCGTCCTCGGCGTCACCGCATACCGAGCCGCTTTCGCCCGCCCGAAGGCGAGGATCGGTCCCCAGCCGGACCAGATCGGCGGCGTCCCGGTCTGGGTCCTGCCGAACCCGAGCGGCCTGAACGCCCACTTCCAGCTCCCCGACCTGATCCGCGAGTTCAGCGCCCTTCGCCGGTCTCTCGTGGACTGA
- a CDS encoding ABC transporter ATP-binding protein codes for MPSWNMLRSIQSADRVASHQVKPGTSRRILRFARPYRRDIVVFLIAVVVAAAIGVATPLLAGDVVNTITRGGADAAAAVVRIALLIAALAVADALLSLAQRWYSARIGEGIILDLRTRVYDHVQRMPLQFFTRTQTGALVSRLNNDVVGAQRAFTSTLSGVLSNVIQLVLTAVVMFSLSWPITVLSLLLLPVFIIPARRVGARLAEITRESYNLDAKMNATMTERFNVSGALLVKLFGRPDAEAAKFGERAERVRDIGVQQAMFSRTFFVAMLLVASLAQALTYGLGGWLAVHGQVSAGTVVTLALLLTRLYGPLTALSNVRVDVMSALVSFDRVFEVLDLEPGIAEKPDATPIPAGAGRIEFRDVRFRYPSAAEVSLATLEDVSTLDRTENSPVLHGVDFTVEPGQLVALVGPSGAGKSTTSMLVSRVYDVTGGAVLVGGVDVRDATLDSLRDTVGVVTQDSHLFHETIAENLRYARPDATEDEMWAALDGAQVGDLVRALPDRLETVVGERGYRFSGGEKQRIAIARLLLKQPSIVILDEATAHLDSESEAAVQRALSVALENRTALVIAHRLSTIREADQILVIDRGRVVERGTHDSLVAAGGLYADLYRTQFAAASPASPGFPETDVEIVTVPASTVEP; via the coding sequence ATGCCGAGCTGGAACATGCTGCGCTCGATCCAGAGCGCCGACCGAGTGGCCTCCCACCAGGTCAAGCCCGGCACGTCGCGACGGATCCTGCGGTTCGCCCGGCCGTACCGGCGGGACATCGTGGTGTTCCTGATCGCCGTGGTGGTGGCCGCCGCGATCGGTGTCGCCACCCCGCTGCTGGCCGGTGACGTGGTGAACACGATCACCCGTGGTGGCGCCGACGCGGCCGCCGCGGTGGTGCGGATCGCCCTGCTGATCGCCGCGCTGGCGGTCGCCGACGCGCTGCTGTCGCTGGCCCAGCGGTGGTATTCCGCGCGGATCGGCGAGGGCATCATCCTCGACCTGCGCACCCGGGTGTACGACCACGTGCAGCGGATGCCGCTCCAGTTCTTCACGCGCACCCAGACCGGCGCGCTGGTCAGCCGGCTCAACAACGACGTGGTCGGCGCGCAGCGGGCGTTCACGTCGACCCTCTCCGGGGTGCTCAGCAACGTCATCCAGCTGGTGCTCACCGCCGTCGTGATGTTCAGCCTGTCGTGGCCGATCACCGTGCTGTCGCTGCTGCTCCTGCCGGTCTTCATCATCCCGGCGCGGCGGGTCGGCGCCCGGCTCGCCGAGATCACCCGGGAGTCGTACAACCTCGACGCCAAGATGAACGCGACGATGACCGAGCGGTTCAACGTCTCCGGGGCGCTGCTGGTCAAGCTGTTCGGCCGGCCCGACGCCGAGGCGGCGAAATTCGGCGAGCGCGCCGAGCGGGTCCGCGACATCGGCGTGCAGCAGGCGATGTTCTCCCGCACGTTCTTCGTCGCGATGCTGCTGGTGGCGTCGCTGGCGCAGGCGCTGACCTACGGCCTGGGCGGCTGGCTCGCCGTGCACGGCCAGGTCTCGGCCGGCACCGTGGTCACCCTGGCGCTGCTGCTCACCCGCCTGTACGGCCCGCTGACCGCGCTGAGCAACGTCCGGGTCGACGTGATGAGCGCGCTGGTCTCGTTCGACCGGGTCTTCGAGGTGCTCGACCTGGAGCCGGGCATCGCCGAGAAACCGGACGCCACCCCGATCCCGGCGGGCGCCGGCCGGATCGAGTTCCGCGACGTGCGGTTCCGCTATCCGAGCGCGGCCGAGGTGTCGCTGGCCACCCTGGAGGACGTCAGCACGCTGGACCGGACGGAGAACTCGCCGGTCCTGCACGGCGTCGACTTCACCGTCGAGCCGGGGCAGCTGGTCGCGCTGGTCGGCCCGTCCGGCGCCGGCAAGTCGACCACCTCGATGCTGGTCTCCCGGGTCTACGACGTCACCGGCGGCGCGGTCCTGGTCGGCGGCGTCGACGTGCGGGACGCGACACTCGACTCGCTGCGCGACACGGTCGGCGTGGTCACCCAGGACTCGCACCTGTTCCACGAGACGATCGCGGAGAATCTGCGGTACGCCCGGCCCGACGCCACCGAGGACGAGATGTGGGCCGCCCTGGACGGCGCGCAGGTCGGCGACCTGGTCCGGGCGCTGCCGGACAGGCTGGAGACGGTGGTGGGGGAGCGCGGCTATCGCTTCTCCGGCGGCGAGAAACAGCGCATCGCGATCGCCCGGCTGCTGCTCAAGCAGCCGTCGATCGTGATCCTCGACGAGGCCACCGCGCACCTGGACAGCGAGTCCGAGGCGGCGGTGCAGCGGGCCCTGTCGGTGGCCCTGGAGAACCGGACGGCCCTGGTCATCGCGCACCGGCTCTCCACCATCCGGGAGGCGGACCAGATTCTGGTGATCGATCGCGGACGTGTGGTGGAGCGGGGCACCCACGACTCGCTGGTCGCGGCCGGCGGGTTGTATGCCGATCTCTACCGCACCCAGTTCGCCGCGGCCTCGCCCGCGTCGCCCGGCTTCCCCGAGACGGACGTGGAGATCGTGACGGTGCCCGCGAGTACCGTCGAGCCATGA
- a CDS encoding histidine phosphatase family protein yields the protein MGVVAELILIRHGQSLANVAFADADAQNLLEVELSGRDAEVPLTDLGVEQARAVGTWLAARPADRRPEVVVTSPYLRARETWRHAAAAAGVPLPAPRTDDRLVDRLLGDLEMLTRAAVAARFPAEAARFAEAGLYEYRPPGGESFADIRIRLSSFLRDLHRDHADRRIVVVAHDSVVLMTRAVLEDLDWDQVAAVEKSAGSVRNASVSRFLPDGGNALKLDRYNVIDHLPPS from the coding sequence ATGGGTGTGGTCGCCGAACTGATCCTGATCCGGCACGGGCAGAGCCTGGCCAACGTCGCCTTCGCGGACGCCGACGCGCAGAACCTGCTGGAGGTCGAGCTGAGCGGCCGGGACGCCGAGGTCCCGCTCACCGATCTCGGCGTCGAGCAGGCCCGAGCCGTCGGCACCTGGCTGGCCGCGCGGCCCGCGGACCGCCGTCCCGAGGTCGTCGTCACCTCGCCGTACCTGCGGGCCCGGGAGACCTGGCGGCACGCCGCCGCGGCCGCCGGCGTCCCGCTTCCCGCACCGCGTACCGACGATCGTCTTGTCGATCGGCTCCTCGGCGATCTGGAAATGCTCACCCGGGCCGCGGTCGCGGCCCGTTTCCCGGCGGAGGCGGCCCGGTTCGCCGAGGCCGGCTTGTACGAATACCGGCCACCGGGCGGTGAGTCGTTCGCCGACATCCGGATCCGGCTCTCCTCCTTTTTGAGGGATCTGCACCGGGACCACGCCGATCGGCGCATCGTGGTGGTCGCGCACGATTCGGTGGTGCTGATGACCCGGGCCGTTCTGGAAGACTTGGACTGGGACCAAGTGGCCGCTGTGGAGAAATCCGCGGGCAGCGTCCGGAACGCGTCGGTCAGCCGTTTCCTTCCGGATGGTGGGAACGCGCTGAAACTCGATCGCTACAACGTGATCGATCATCTGCCGCCGTCCTGA
- a CDS encoding LysE family transporter has translation MSAPFLAGVVAGYGIAVPVGAIGALIAGLSARTSLRVGAAAGMGAATADGIYAAVAVAGGSAVAGVIAPVAGPLRWVGALVLLALAGWTAWGAVRGPGSGAREERPTTAWRAYAGILGLTLLNPATVIYFAALVLGSGGAGGGIWFVAGAFLASASWQLLIAGGGSLIGRLLTGPRGRLVTALTSSVVIAVLAVRLLLDA, from the coding sequence ATGAGCGCCCCGTTCCTGGCCGGCGTGGTCGCCGGCTACGGGATCGCGGTGCCGGTCGGTGCGATCGGGGCGTTGATCGCGGGCCTGAGCGCGCGCACGTCGCTGCGGGTCGGTGCGGCGGCCGGGATGGGCGCGGCCACGGCGGACGGGATCTACGCCGCCGTCGCGGTGGCCGGCGGCTCCGCGGTCGCCGGGGTGATCGCGCCGGTGGCCGGGCCGCTGCGGTGGGTCGGTGCGCTGGTGCTGCTGGCGCTGGCCGGGTGGACCGCCTGGGGCGCCGTTCGCGGGCCGGGCTCCGGGGCTCGGGAGGAGCGGCCGACCACGGCTTGGCGGGCGTATGCCGGGATTCTCGGGCTGACCCTGCTGAACCCGGCCACGGTGATCTACTTCGCGGCGCTGGTGCTGGGTAGTGGAGGTGCCGGCGGCGGGATCTGGTTCGTGGCCGGGGCGTTCCTCGCCTCGGCGAGCTGGCAACTGCTGATCGCCGGGGGCGGGTCGCTGATCGGGCGGCTGCTGACCGGGCCGCGCGGGCGGTTGGTGACGGCGTTGACGTCCAGCGTGGTGATCGCGGTGCTGGCGGTGCGATTACTGCTGGATGCCTGA
- a CDS encoding ABC-F family ATP-binding cassette domain-containing protein, giving the protein MITATGLELRAGARILLSPTTLRVQPGDRIGLVGRNGAGKTTTLKVLAGEGMPYAGQVERTSEIGYLPQDPRTGDLNVTGRDRVLSARGLDSILAEMQKLEIQLEESTDEKLVRRYGQLEDQFAALGGYGAEAEAARICANLGLPDRALAQTIGTLSGGQRRRIELARILFANSGQNGKGILLLDEPTNHLDQDSIAWLRGYMAQHKGGLIVISHDVELLDAAVNKVWYLDANRSVVDMYNMGWKTYLEARETDERRRRRERANAEKKAGALMAQADKMRAKATKTVAAQNMAKRAEKLLGGLEETRVSDKVAKVRFPSPAPCGKTPLTAHGLSKSYGSLEIFADVDVAVDRGSRVAILGLNGAGKTTLLRILGGMLESDTGEVRAGHGLRLGYYAQEHETLDVDRTILEHMRSAGSEQTDTELRKILGAFLFSGDDVDKPAGVLSGGEKTRLALATLVCSGANVLLLDEPTNNLDPVSREQVLDAIANYPGAIVLVTHDAGCVQALKPDRAILLPDGDEDAWSDDLLELVELA; this is encoded by the coding sequence ATGATCACCGCCACCGGACTGGAACTTCGCGCCGGCGCGCGCATCCTGCTGTCCCCGACCACCCTACGGGTGCAGCCCGGCGACCGGATCGGCCTGGTCGGTCGCAACGGCGCCGGCAAGACCACCACGCTCAAGGTGCTGGCCGGCGAGGGCATGCCCTATGCCGGTCAGGTCGAGCGGACCAGTGAGATCGGTTACCTCCCGCAGGACCCGCGCACCGGCGACCTCAACGTGACCGGCCGCGACCGGGTGCTCTCCGCCCGCGGGCTGGACAGCATCCTCGCCGAGATGCAGAAACTCGAGATCCAGCTCGAGGAGAGCACCGACGAGAAACTGGTCCGGCGCTACGGTCAGCTGGAGGACCAGTTCGCCGCGCTCGGTGGCTACGGCGCCGAGGCCGAGGCCGCCCGGATCTGTGCGAACCTCGGCCTGCCCGACCGCGCGCTGGCCCAGACGATCGGCACCCTCTCCGGCGGTCAGCGCCGCCGGATCGAGCTGGCCCGCATCCTGTTCGCCAACTCGGGGCAGAACGGCAAGGGCATCCTGCTGCTCGACGAGCCGACCAACCACCTCGACCAGGACTCGATCGCCTGGCTGCGCGGTTACATGGCGCAGCACAAGGGTGGACTCATCGTGATCAGCCACGACGTCGAGCTGCTCGACGCCGCGGTCAACAAGGTGTGGTATCTCGACGCCAACCGCTCGGTCGTCGACATGTACAACATGGGCTGGAAGACGTATCTGGAGGCCCGGGAGACCGACGAGCGGCGGCGCCGCCGGGAGCGGGCCAACGCGGAGAAGAAGGCCGGCGCCCTGATGGCGCAGGCCGACAAGATGCGGGCCAAGGCCACCAAGACCGTCGCCGCGCAGAACATGGCGAAGCGCGCGGAGAAACTGCTCGGCGGCCTGGAGGAGACCCGCGTCTCGGACAAGGTGGCGAAAGTCCGGTTCCCGAGCCCGGCCCCGTGCGGCAAGACCCCGCTGACCGCGCACGGGCTGTCGAAGTCGTACGGGTCGCTGGAGATCTTCGCGGACGTCGACGTGGCCGTCGACCGCGGCTCCCGGGTCGCCATCCTCGGGCTGAACGGCGCCGGCAAGACCACCCTGCTGCGGATCCTCGGCGGCATGCTGGAGTCCGACACCGGTGAGGTGCGCGCGGGCCACGGGCTGCGGCTCGGCTACTACGCGCAGGAGCACGAGACGCTGGACGTGGACCGGACCATCCTGGAGCACATGCGCAGCGCCGGGTCCGAGCAGACCGACACCGAGCTGCGGAAAATCCTGGGCGCGTTCCTGTTCTCCGGCGACGACGTGGACAAGCCGGCCGGTGTGCTCTCCGGTGGGGAGAAAACCCGGCTGGCGCTGGCCACCCTGGTCTGCTCGGGGGCGAACGTGCTGCTGCTCGACGAGCCGACGAACAACCTCGACCCGGTCAGCCGGGAGCAGGTGCTGGACGCGATCGCCAACTACCCGGGCGCCATCGTGCTGGTCACCCACGACGCCGGTTGCGTGCAGGCGCTGAAGCCGGACCGGGCGATCCTGCTGCCGGACGGCGACGAGGACGCGTGGAGCGACGACCTGCTGGAGCTCGTGGAGCTGGCCTGA